The Metamycoplasma cloacale genome includes a region encoding these proteins:
- the rpsL gene encoding 30S ribosomal protein S12 yields MPTISQLITKGRKDKTTKSKAPALGMMYNSLQKKENRIPSPFKRGVCTRVATMTPKKPNSAIRKYARVRLSNGQEVTAYIPGEGHNLQEHSVVLIRGGKVKDLPGVRYTIVRGTQDAAGVANRKQGRSVYGTKRPKA; encoded by the coding sequence ATGCCTACAATTAGCCAACTAATTACAAAAGGCCGTAAAGACAAGACAACAAAATCTAAAGCGCCTGCTTTAGGTATGATGTATAACTCTTTACAAAAGAAAGAAAATCGTATCCCTAGCCCATTTAAACGTGGTGTATGTACTAGGGTTGCGACAATGACCCCTAAAAAACCTAACTCAGCTATTCGTAAATATGCCCGTGTTAGATTATCAAACGGTCAAGAAGTTACTGCTTATATTCCAGGTGAAGGACACAACTTACAAGAACACTCAGTTGTTTTAATCCGTGGTGGTAAAGTTAAAGACTTACCAGGGGTAAGATACACAATCGTGCGTGGTACACAAGATGCAGCGGGAGTTGCAAACAGAAAACAAGGTCGTTCTGTATACGGAACAAAAAGACCAAAAGCATAA
- a CDS encoding RluA family pseudouridine synthase yields MLKIEVKYSERIDKYIANNSEISRNDIQSLISEGAVFVNGVKINKNKYVVKEFDVIEVIKMIEKQTNIEPEEIKLDIVYENEDYLIINKPSGMVVHPAPGHKSSTLVNALMYHFKNNLSNVNGLLRLGIIHRIDKDTSGLLIIAKNNDTHNYFANLLKNHEIKRTYYAIVDGVIENKIMHLDLPIGRDPKNRQKYTVTDKNSKHAFTMIEVLKYIKINNQNKTVIKCNLKTGRTHQIRVHLKYINHPVYGDPIYNKSIDEFNQRLHAKELDFIDNKGIAQHFEIPLPDIMEKEINEN; encoded by the coding sequence ATGTTAAAAATTGAAGTTAAATATTCAGAAAGAATCGATAAATATATTGCAAACAATAGCGAAATTAGCCGAAATGATATTCAATCATTAATATCAGAAGGGGCAGTTTTTGTTAATGGCGTAAAGATTAACAAAAACAAATATGTTGTTAAGGAATTTGACGTTATTGAAGTCATTAAAATGATTGAAAAACAAACCAATATTGAACCTGAAGAAATTAAATTAGATATTGTTTATGAAAATGAAGATTATTTAATTATTAATAAACCATCAGGTATGGTAGTTCATCCAGCACCTGGCCATAAAAGTAGTACATTAGTAAATGCTTTAATGTATCACTTTAAAAACAATTTAAGCAATGTTAATGGTTTATTGAGATTAGGAATTATTCATAGAATTGACAAAGACACATCAGGACTTTTAATAATTGCTAAAAACAACGATACACATAATTACTTTGCTAATTTGTTAAAAAATCACGAAATCAAACGTACTTATTATGCAATTGTTGACGGAGTTATCGAAAATAAAATTATGCATTTAGATCTTCCAATTGGTAGAGATCCTAAAAATCGTCAAAAATATACAGTAACTGATAAAAATTCAAAACACGCCTTTACGATGATTGAAGTTTTAAAATATATCAAAATTAACAATCAAAATAAAACTGTAATTAAATGTAATTTAAAAACAGGAAGAACACATCAAATTAGAGTTCATCTAAAATATATCAATCACCCAGTTTATGGTGATCCAATATACAACAAAAGTATTGATGAATTTAATCAAAGATTACATGCAAAGGAACTAGATTTTATTGATAATAAAGGAATTGCTCAACATTTCGAAATTCCATTGCCTGATATTATGGAAAAAGAAATTAACGAAAATTAA
- a CDS encoding YigZ family protein, which produces MAIYEIKKSKFISYLFNINSKEEAKEILNNLRKEHPKAKHIVYAYLINNDLEISNGYTDDREPKGVAGIPLYKLLENKNLTNKGIFIVRYFGGIELGKSNLLRAYLTSAKLVLE; this is translated from the coding sequence ATGGCTATTTATGAAATTAAAAAATCAAAATTTATTAGTTATCTTTTTAATATCAATTCCAAAGAAGAAGCTAAAGAAATCTTAAACAATTTAAGAAAAGAACATCCCAAAGCTAAACATATTGTTTATGCTTATTTAATTAACAACGATTTAGAAATTTCAAATGGTTATACTGACGATCGCGAACCTAAAGGGGTTGCGGGAATTCCTTTATATAAATTACTAGAAAATAAAAATCTAACAAATAAAGGAATCTTTATTGTTAGATATTTCGGTGGGATTGAATTAGGAAAGAGTAATTTATTAAGAGCTTATTTAACTTCTGCTAAATTGGTTCTTGAATAA
- a CDS encoding PQ-loop domain-containing transporter, translating to MITAITVFGILASVCTVGLGLPQLIHQLKKKETGDVNFISFWVFYLGLLVWIIFGTFQSGNIGDKPYIFIANFICIFFYSMTMYFVYYYHKKVQLATKRKVLIPIILVILASIAFLLIFIFRVYKVFKIGVDANGSDIYFDPNFGENGTLIFGFIAPSFTTFAFLPQIIQNFKNKDFSGITPYMPLLYIINNTFWILNFSLLIAMIGDKAAIGGLAWQIISTIIFGTQFIATVCWIKSVKRKNQEDYSRTNLAEVK from the coding sequence ATGATAACCGCTATTACAGTATTCGGTATTCTAGCCTCAGTTTGTACCGTTGGCTTAGGATTACCTCAATTAATTCATCAATTAAAGAAAAAAGAAACCGGAGATGTTAACTTTATATCATTTTGAGTGTTTTATTTAGGGTTACTTGTATGAATCATATTTGGAACATTTCAATCAGGAAATATAGGTGACAAACCATACATTTTCATTGCTAACTTTATATGTATTTTCTTCTATTCAATGACAATGTATTTTGTGTATTACTATCACAAAAAAGTGCAATTAGCTACCAAAAGAAAAGTTTTAATTCCAATTATTTTAGTTATTCTAGCTTCAATTGCATTCCTATTAATATTTATCTTTAGAGTATATAAAGTATTTAAAATTGGTGTAGACGCAAATGGTTCAGATATTTACTTTGATCCAAACTTTGGTGAAAATGGAACATTAATTTTTGGATTTATTGCTCCATCATTTACTACATTTGCTTTCTTACCTCAAATTATTCAAAACTTCAAAAATAAAGATTTTAGTGGAATAACACCTTACATGCCATTGCTATATATCATCAATAACACATTCTGAATTTTAAACTTCAGTTTATTAATCGCAATGATTGGTGATAAAGCTGCTATTGGTGGTCTAGCATGACAAATTATTTCAACAATTATCTTTGGAACACAATTTATAGCAACTGTTTGCTGAATTAAATCGGTAAAAAGAAAAAATCAGGAAGATTATTCAAGAACCAATTTAGCAGAAGTTAAATAA
- the obgE gene encoding GTPase ObgE, translated as MRFIDEVNIFVQAGKGGNGIISFRREAHVDKGGPDGGDGGNGGSVFFKGDAGENTLLQFYYQNKIVAKDGENGKPKNAYGANAEDLIVKVPFGTMVYDKENKLIADVIDDQLYLIAKGGKGGRGNLKFKSSRNTAPRICENGLSGEKHELHLVLKVLADIGFVGKPSAGKSTILSLISNAKPKIADYDFTTLVPQLGMVQYYDKSFVVADLPGLIEKASEGKGLGIQFLKHIERCKVIAHIIDFGSENKNPIEDYEVINNELKSYNLKLEQLPQVVIANKSDLPSFEQHLSEFKKKFKKVKLIPYSALYNENIDVIKNALWNALDKVRQNVSLVEQNEDVVVVSMKKDPIKIHRLNENTWEITGEEVIEAYERIPLVSLDNLWRLNKKLSSLGVHDLIRSHNVKNGDTIRIKDYEFSWNEEDFQQEKY; from the coding sequence ATGAGATTTATTGATGAAGTTAATATTTTTGTGCAAGCAGGAAAAGGCGGAAACGGAATTATTAGTTTCCGTCGTGAAGCACACGTAGATAAAGGTGGCCCAGATGGTGGCGACGGTGGTAATGGAGGATCTGTGTTCTTTAAAGGCGATGCAGGTGAAAATACTCTATTACAGTTTTACTATCAAAATAAAATCGTTGCCAAAGATGGTGAAAACGGAAAACCAAAAAACGCATATGGAGCAAACGCTGAAGATTTAATTGTTAAAGTGCCTTTCGGAACAATGGTTTATGACAAAGAAAATAAATTAATTGCCGATGTGATTGATGATCAACTATATTTAATCGCAAAAGGTGGTAAAGGTGGTCGTGGTAATTTGAAATTTAAATCATCAAGAAACACAGCTCCAAGAATTTGCGAAAATGGATTAAGTGGTGAAAAACATGAGTTACATTTAGTGCTTAAGGTTTTAGCTGATATTGGATTCGTTGGAAAACCATCTGCTGGAAAAAGTACCATTCTTTCATTAATTAGTAATGCAAAACCAAAAATCGCAGATTATGATTTTACAACATTAGTTCCACAATTAGGAATGGTACAATATTACGATAAGTCATTTGTTGTGGCTGATTTACCTGGTTTAATTGAAAAAGCCTCAGAAGGTAAGGGTTTGGGTATTCAGTTTTTAAAACACATTGAAAGATGTAAGGTCATTGCCCATATTATAGATTTTGGTTCAGAGAATAAAAATCCAATTGAAGATTATGAAGTTATTAATAACGAACTTAAATCATATAATCTAAAACTTGAACAACTTCCACAAGTTGTGATTGCAAACAAATCAGATCTACCATCTTTTGAACAACACTTAAGTGAATTTAAAAAGAAATTTAAAAAGGTTAAATTAATTCCATATTCAGCACTATATAATGAAAATATTGACGTTATTAAAAACGCTCTTTGAAATGCTTTAGATAAAGTTCGTCAAAATGTAAGTTTAGTTGAACAAAATGAAGATGTTGTTGTTGTATCAATGAAAAAAGATCCAATTAAAATTCATCGTTTAAATGAAAATACATGAGAAATCACTGGTGAAGAAGTAATTGAAGCATACGAAAGAATTCCATTAGTTTCATTAGATAACTTATGAAGATTAAATAAAAAATTAAGTTCATTAGGTGTTCATGATTTAATTAGAAGTCATAATGTTAAAAACGGCGACACTATAAGAATTAAAGATTACGAATTTAGTTGAAACGAGGAAGATTTTCAACAAGAAAAATATTAA
- the metG gene encoding methionine--tRNA ligase, with the protein MNKKTFYISTPIYYPSGNLHIGHLLTTTLAWVYKNYKANQNYDTFFVTGIDEHGQKILKKAIENNLDPQTYVDMQCQKFIDLWKKLDIDYDFFSRTTSLQHTQTIELIFNKMLEKGLIYKGAYEGLYSVEDEEFFTKTQALLIDNQYYHPTSKHLLQEVSEESYFFNMEKFTPWIKEFFETNSDFLTNDATKKELMNNFINQGLSDLSVTRIAFDWGIKVLKNQTPQHVIYVWLDALFNYLTALNIYSDNDDNYLKFWKNGDERVHVLAKEISRFHAIYWPIFLKSLDINLPTKEVIHSWIITPEGKMSKSKGNVIEPLPLIEKYGAEEIKYFFSSQVNINNDFSFSEDLLINVLNADLANNFGNLLNRVAKMVNQSFENGTTYIASQLTSIDCEIYTLLKENYDEYKLHFNEFNADKAFKKAIQFSSKLNEYIDRTEPWKLKENPERLNVVLNTLLNGIYAVNYMLNPVLKQKTRKINEFLNINEFSETKLFDFTKFDNVKVDVKEILFPRIK; encoded by the coding sequence ATGAATAAAAAAACATTTTACATTTCAACTCCAATTTATTACCCAAGCGGTAATTTACATATCGGTCATCTATTAACTACAACCTTAGCATGAGTTTATAAAAACTATAAAGCTAATCAAAATTACGATACATTTTTCGTAACAGGAATTGATGAACATGGTCAAAAGATACTAAAAAAAGCGATTGAAAATAATTTAGATCCCCAAACATATGTTGATATGCAATGCCAAAAATTCATTGATCTATGAAAAAAACTTGATATTGATTATGATTTTTTCTCAAGAACAACTTCATTACAACATACTCAAACTATTGAATTAATATTTAATAAAATGTTGGAAAAGGGATTGATTTATAAAGGCGCTTATGAGGGACTTTATTCAGTTGAAGACGAAGAGTTTTTTACTAAAACCCAAGCTTTATTAATTGATAATCAATATTATCATCCAACTTCCAAACATTTATTACAAGAAGTAAGTGAAGAAAGTTATTTCTTTAATATGGAAAAATTCACTCCTTGAATTAAAGAATTTTTTGAAACAAATAGTGATTTTTTAACAAATGATGCTACTAAAAAAGAATTAATGAACAACTTCATTAATCAAGGATTATCTGATCTATCAGTTACTAGAATTGCTTTTGATTGAGGAATTAAGGTGTTAAAAAATCAAACCCCTCAACATGTAATATATGTTTGATTAGATGCATTATTTAACTACCTAACTGCTTTAAATATATATTCAGATAATGACGACAATTATTTAAAATTCTGAAAAAATGGGGATGAAAGAGTCCATGTGTTAGCTAAAGAAATTTCTCGTTTTCATGCCATATATTGACCAATCTTTTTAAAATCATTAGATATTAATCTGCCAACTAAAGAAGTAATTCATTCATGAATTATTACTCCAGAGGGTAAAATGTCTAAATCAAAAGGAAACGTAATTGAACCATTGCCTTTGATTGAAAAATATGGCGCAGAAGAAATTAAGTATTTCTTTAGTTCACAAGTAAATATTAATAATGATTTCTCATTTAGTGAAGATCTATTGATTAATGTATTAAATGCCGATCTAGCAAATAACTTTGGTAATCTATTGAATAGAGTTGCTAAAATGGTAAATCAATCATTTGAAAATGGAACAACTTATATAGCAAGCCAATTAACATCAATTGATTGCGAAATTTATACACTTTTAAAAGAAAATTACGATGAATATAAATTACATTTCAATGAATTTAATGCTGATAAAGCCTTTAAAAAAGCTATTCAATTTAGTTCTAAATTAAATGAATATATCGATCGTACAGAACCTTGAAAATTAAAAGAAAACCCAGAACGCTTAAATGTCGTATTAAATACATTGTTAAACGGAATTTATGCAGTTAACTACATGTTAAACCCTGTTTTAAAACAAAAAACAAGAAAGATTAATGAATTTCTAAACATTAATGAATTTTCTGAAACAAAACTCTTTGATTTTACAAAGTTTGACAATGTAAAAGTTGATGTTAAAGAAATATTATTCCCAAGAATTAAATAA
- a CDS encoding tRNA1(Val) (adenine(37)-N6)-methyltransferase: MDQKIIKNNLGFSGDLFVYQDKSMFNYSVDTIMLGNFVSINRKVSNILEVGTNNGALSIFIASRSKNIHIDAIEIQKRAVELAKKNVSLNKLDEQINVIHADFNQYCNEYAFKCGNNLAKKYSMIVANPPYYNENFNLDRIATTEAQKIATHEIMLNLEQLIQGSSRIIEQKGYLSIVLPMARYIDLICLLRKYNFEPKRVQLIYTRVDSLPKFCLVESRFNAGWGTFFEKNIYLHYDDKNNHEYRSETKVLYSPRKVDHE; encoded by the coding sequence ATGGATCAAAAAATAATTAAAAATAATTTAGGTTTTTCCGGTGATTTGTTTGTATATCAAGACAAATCAATGTTTAATTATTCAGTTGATACCATTATGTTAGGTAATTTTGTTTCTATTAACCGCAAGGTTTCAAATATTCTTGAGGTTGGCACTAATAACGGAGCTTTATCAATTTTCATTGCTAGTCGTTCAAAAAATATTCATATTGATGCCATTGAAATTCAAAAAAGAGCAGTTGAATTGGCTAAAAAGAATGTTTCACTTAATAAATTAGATGAACAAATTAATGTTATTCACGCAGATTTTAATCAATATTGCAATGAATATGCTTTTAAATGTGGTAATAATTTAGCAAAGAAATATTCAATGATTGTTGCTAATCCTCCTTATTACAATGAAAACTTTAACCTTGATAGAATTGCAACAACAGAAGCACAGAAAATAGCTACACATGAAATTATGTTGAATCTAGAGCAATTAATTCAAGGTTCATCACGGATTATTGAACAAAAAGGTTATCTATCTATTGTTCTTCCAATGGCTAGATACATTGATTTAATCTGTTTATTAAGAAAATATAATTTTGAACCTAAAAGAGTTCAACTAATTTATACACGTGTAGATTCACTTCCAAAATTTTGTTTAGTAGAAAGTCGTTTCAATGCCGGTTGAGGAACATTTTTTGAAAAGAATATATATCTGCATTATGATGATAAAAATAATCACGAATATCGTAGTGAAACAAAAGTATTATATAGTCCAAGAAAGGTAGATCATGAATAA